A single Phoenix dactylifera cultivar Barhee BC4 chromosome 1, palm_55x_up_171113_PBpolish2nd_filt_p, whole genome shotgun sequence DNA region contains:
- the LOC103704365 gene encoding acidic leucine-rich nuclear phosphoprotein 32 family member B-like: protein MEEGLTEPDKEAAQQLVHLSGGDEEGESKGLEDSDHQKKKKKKKKTEENEEEGKEMRAEISERGKEEEEEDEHRPKKRKRFRSLASIYEATKPISNDHHGSRKKRRQRGKEKGLGD from the coding sequence ATGGAGGAGGGGCTGACAGAGCCGGACAAGGAAGCAGCGCAACAGCTGGTTCATCTGAGTGGAGGAGATGAGGAAGGAGAGAGCAAAGGATTAGAAGACAGTGATcaccagaagaagaagaagaagaagaagaagacggaagAGAATGAagaggaggggaaggagatgagAGCTGAGATCTCAGaaagaggaaaggaggaagaggaggaggacgagcaCCGGCCGAAGAAAAGGAAGCGGTTTCGGTCCTTGGCATCTATTTACGAGGCGACCAAACCGATAAGCAATGACCATCATGGCAGTAGGAAGAAGCGCAGGCaaagaggaaaggaaaaagGATTAGGAGATTAG